In Fluviicola taffensis DSM 16823, the following are encoded in one genomic region:
- a CDS encoding PglZ domain-containing protein, with product MQAKILWADDEMEFLKPHVLFLEAKGYSVELINNGSEAVEKCQENNYDIVFLDENMPGISGLEALARIKEITPQTPVVMITKSEEESIMEEAIGSKIADYLIKPVNPNQLLLCLKKNLDHRKLVSQKTNSNYQQEFRQLGMQLNSRLDAEEWKDVFKKLTYWDLEFKGIEDQGMLEILNAQRKEANDLFCRFVENNYEDWFNGQEEAPDMVHHLLKEQVFPLLNEKDRVFLMVIDNLRYDQWQVLKPIISNFFTIEKEEIVYSILPTATHYARNALFAGLMPSEIEKRFPKQWLNEDDEGGKNMHEATFLEGNLKRNGKDVKWSYHKITNLEAGKRLVDQFHTLWDNQLNAIVYNFVDMLSHARTEMDMIKELAADESAYRSLTLSWFEHSPLQEMFKKIAEKGGKVVITTDHGTVRVTNPVKIVGDRSTNSNLRYKTGRNLSYKEKEVFTVKHPDKVGLPKSSLSAEFVFTREQDYFVYPNNYNHFVNYYNDTFQHGGISMEEMLIPFIILQSK from the coding sequence ATGCAAGCAAAGATTCTGTGGGCAGATGACGAAATGGAGTTTCTAAAACCACATGTTCTCTTTTTGGAAGCAAAAGGATACAGTGTAGAACTCATTAACAACGGTAGTGAAGCTGTCGAAAAGTGTCAAGAAAACAATTATGATATTGTCTTTTTGGACGAGAATATGCCTGGAATCTCCGGATTAGAAGCATTGGCTCGTATTAAGGAAATTACTCCTCAAACTCCAGTGGTGATGATTACCAAGAGTGAGGAGGAATCGATTATGGAAGAAGCAATCGGTAGTAAAATTGCTGATTATTTAATAAAACCAGTAAATCCGAATCAATTATTGCTGTGTTTGAAGAAAAATTTGGATCACCGTAAATTGGTATCTCAAAAAACGAATTCAAACTACCAGCAAGAGTTTCGCCAATTGGGTATGCAGTTGAATAGTCGATTGGATGCCGAAGAGTGGAAAGATGTCTTCAAAAAATTGACCTATTGGGATTTGGAATTCAAAGGAATTGAAGACCAAGGAATGTTGGAGATTTTGAATGCACAACGCAAAGAAGCGAATGATTTATTCTGTCGCTTCGTGGAGAATAATTACGAAGATTGGTTCAATGGGCAAGAGGAAGCTCCAGACATGGTTCACCATTTGTTGAAAGAACAGGTTTTTCCTTTGTTGAATGAGAAAGATCGTGTTTTCTTGATGGTAATTGACAACCTTCGTTACGATCAGTGGCAAGTCTTGAAACCAATTATTTCCAATTTCTTCACGATTGAAAAGGAGGAAATCGTTTATTCAATTCTTCCGACAGCAACGCATTATGCGCGTAACGCTCTTTTTGCGGGATTGATGCCTTCAGAAATTGAGAAACGTTTTCCAAAGCAATGGTTAAACGAAGACGATGAAGGTGGAAAGAATATGCACGAAGCAACTTTCCTGGAAGGGAATTTGAAACGCAACGGAAAGGATGTAAAATGGTCTTACCACAAAATCACTAACTTGGAAGCAGGTAAAAGATTGGTAGATCAGTTTCATACCTTGTGGGATAATCAACTAAATGCCATTGTTTACAATTTCGTGGATATGCTTTCTCATGCCCGTACCGAAATGGATATGATTAAGGAATTGGCTGCTGATGAATCTGCTTATCGTTCTTTGACACTTTCTTGGTTCGAGCATTCTCCTTTGCAAGAGATGTTTAAGAAAATTGCGGAAAAAGGAGGGAAGGTTGTCATCACAACGGATCACGGAACGGTTCGCGTTACAAATCCAGTGAAAATAGTTGGAGATCGTAGTACGAATTCAAATTTGCGTTACAAAACGGGTCGTAACTTAAGCTACAAAGAGAAAGAAGTATTCACTGTCAAACATCCAGATAAAGTTGGTTTACCAAAATCGAGCTTGTCAGCAGAATTTGTTTTTACACGTGAACAAGATTATTTTGTGTATCCGAATAACTACAATCACTTTGTGAATTATTACAATGACACCTTTCAGCACGGAGGAATCTCGATGGAGGAAATGTTAATTCCCTTTATCATTTTACAGTCGAAGTGA